One part of the Aurantibacillus circumpalustris genome encodes these proteins:
- a CDS encoding GxxExxY protein, with protein sequence MSENELSNKIIGTCIDVHSVLGPGLLESAYKECLFYKLGKEGLYVEKEKPMPLVYEEVKLECGYRVDLLVERQLVIELKSVDALNDVHLAQTLTYLKLGNYKLGLLINFNVAKLKDGIRRVINGKL encoded by the coding sequence ATGTCAGAAAACGAACTCTCAAATAAAATAATTGGAACTTGTATTGATGTTCATAGTGTCTTAGGTCCTGGACTTTTGGAGAGCGCTTACAAAGAGTGCTTGTTTTACAAATTAGGTAAAGAAGGTTTGTACGTGGAAAAGGAAAAGCCAATGCCTTTGGTTTATGAAGAAGTTAAACTCGAATGTGGTTATAGAGTCGATCTTCTTGTAGAAAGACAATTAGTGATAGAACTTAAAAGTGTTGATGCTTTGAATGACGTTCATTTAGCGCAAACATTAACCTATTTGAAATTAGGAAATTACAAACTGGGTTTATTAATAAATTTTAATGTCGCAAAACTAAAAGATGGGATTAGAAGGGTGATTAATGGAAAATTATAG